The Terriglobia bacterium region AGGCTGGGCACCGGCGGGTCCTCCTTAGGCCGCAACATCGTCAAGCCAATCAAACGCGTCGCCTCCCGGCCGCCGCTCAAGGCGGCACTCGACCAGTTCGGGCTGCTGCAGGCACAGCCCCTGGCAGGCGCAGCTGAGGCATCCGTTTTGCGGATACCGAACGCCGGGGTGGGGCAAAAACTGGGCCTGTTCAATGCGGCGGATGGTCTGCTGCACCAGCGCCCCATATTCCTGGAGTTGCGATTCGGAAATCGTCACTGGAAGGTATTGAATTTCGGGCATCTTCTTGCGGACAAAGACCACCATCGCTACTTCGGCGATACCCGTAATCCAGCTGTAGGCGACCAGTTGCGGGTCGAGCGCGTAGAGCCCGCGAGGCTGCTCCGGGTAACGTGCCCCAGTTGTTTTCCACTCGAGCAGGCAGAAGCGGCCGTCCAGCTCGCCGATGGCATCGATGAAGGCTACGAACTCGGAGCCGCCGCGCAGAGGTTGGACATATTTCACCTGCAGCTGCTGCTGCGGTTCTTCGATCCGAACCCTTTCCTGTCCGGCGAAGAGTCCGAGCAGCTGGACGGCCTCGTCGAACATCTTGTCCCAGCTGTCGCCCCGGCTGTACTCGAGCTTGAGCCCTCTGTATCGCTGCCATTCGTCCCAGAACGCGGCCGCCGGATCCTCGCGCCGGAACAGTGCACCCAGGGCCAGTTCGAAGGTGCGGCCGGATACGGTCGAGGCGCGCGTCTCCCGCACCGCGCGCTCATCGACTTCTTCGCGGCCCAGCAGATCGGGATCGTAGCCGAAGTCGCGCAGGAACCAGCTGAGCTTCCACAGGTTTCGTGCCGAGCAAAAAAGGCGGCCGGAAAGCACTCGACCCGCAAAAGCAGCCGGGTCTCGGACCGAAAGCCGGATCTGAAAGTAGGGGTGACGGGGGTGCCAGCGGTAGCTGAGACAATCGACGCGCACCAGGAAAAAACCATCGGGCACATCGTCCGGCACGGGCGCTACCTGCTTCAGGCCAGGGATGCGGCGTCGGCTCATGCCACCCCCTGGTCGGGTGCGGCGATCCTGCTTAATTCTGCGAAGAATTGGTCGCGATCTTCGAGCACGCGTTTCTGCAAGTGGGCGATAAGGTCGGCCACCTGCTCGCGGCTGGCCTCCCGCATGGTCTTTAGGCCGAGATGGGCGAGGGCGTAAGACTTGATGAGAACCGGATCCAATTGGTGCTGACGGATGATCTGGCGCAACTGGTCGCGCATCGACGGAGTGGCGATCACCTCGAGTGTGCCGCGGCCGCGGTGCTCGGGCCGATGGCGCGCCTGGCCATTTTCGGGCGGACCGGACAAAGAGCCCAACTCTTCGACCGAACAGAGCCCGACACCATAGGCCTTGCGCAGAGCGCGATTGACGGCGCGGGTTTCGGCAATACGCAGTTCGGCACCGCGCACCATCTCGCCGACGTTCGCCGGATCGGCGTCGCCAAAGCCAGAGAACCCTCTCGAAGCCCGAGTGGGATACACGGTTGCCGAGAATACCCAGCGATTGGCGCGGGGGGAGCAGAGTTCGATCAAGGGGTGCACCTCGATGCCGGCGCGGTTACGGCGGGCGGCGAGCGAGAGCAGACCGGTGTGGGTGACGTACCAGCCACGCTCGATCCAGGCCAGGTCACCACCCGTGACCGAGAACTGGTACTGCTCGACCAGCGCAGTCAGATTCTCGAGAGCCGTGCGGGACAGGTGCGGCCAGCGGCGACGCGCGGCACGGCGAACGCGCCTCGTGGCATTGCATACCAGGTTCGCGGCTTGTGGTTTCATGATCTCCACGTCGGTCCTTGTTCCACCCTCATGTATTGAGGCGATGGCAATAGCTAAATCTACGGCGGCGCCAACGATTTTGGATACTCCGCGAGGTCGGAAATGCGCAGCCTACAGCCAGATGGGGTTGAGGCGACTGAGGCATTGCCGAACCAAATGCGACGAAGACCCGAGTTGTTAGCTGCGGATAGAGCGAGTCGCAGGTGGGGATGGGCGCTCCGTCGGAAGCGCCTGTTATCGCAGCTTGGTCGCTGCCATATCGTTTGTCACCACAGAGTTTCGATGTGCCTGGAAGGCAGGCGTTTGGGGGAGAAGGAGTGCTATATGCATCAAGCTAAAGCTCTTACCAAATGAGGCGCAGTTAAGGGGCAGTCGATTGCGCGCCATTCCACGGTCAAGTACTGTACACCGGCTTTTACGAGATTTAGGCGCAATCTATCCCATCTGACAGGAAGCCATGGATATCAAGCCGGTACTTCAAACTTGGGGGCGCGTTCTGACAGGACGCGTTCCAACCCTATCGATCGAGATTACCCGTGAATGTCCGTTGCGATGCCCGGGGTGCTATGCGTACGA contains the following coding sequences:
- a CDS encoding PD-(D/E)XK nuclease family protein, with amino-acid sequence MSRRRIPGLKQVAPVPDDVPDGFFLVRVDCLSYRWHPRHPYFQIRLSVRDPAAFAGRVLSGRLFCSARNLWKLSWFLRDFGYDPDLLGREEVDERAVRETRASTVSGRTFELALGALFRREDPAAAFWDEWQRYRGLKLEYSRGDSWDKMFDEAVQLLGLFAGQERVRIEEPQQQLQVKYVQPLRGGSEFVAFIDAIGELDGRFCLLEWKTTGARYPEQPRGLYALDPQLVAYSWITGIAEVAMVVFVRKKMPEIQYLPVTISESQLQEYGALVQQTIRRIEQAQFLPHPGVRYPQNGCLSCACQGLCLQQPELVECRLERRPGGDAFDWLDDVAA